One Oleomonas cavernae DNA window includes the following coding sequences:
- a CDS encoding polyketide synthase dehydratase domain-containing protein, translating into MFHGPRLQGVTRIDGYGEQGIVAELVTIPVHDYFSGTSAPRFQLDAAILDAAGQLAGFWLRERNPGVPNCFPFRVKRLSLYAPPPAPGQRYSCHGAITLPSPTVLEARWDVIGADGRLLLRAEGWDDRVFSGDERFFGFRLDRATPACPSRPWPARCRRSCACASSSRCRKARSTRAARSGSACSPTWCWAAPNAHASMPCRSRVRAARSG; encoded by the coding sequence ATGTTCCACGGGCCGCGCCTGCAGGGTGTCACCCGCATCGACGGCTACGGCGAGCAGGGCATCGTCGCCGAGCTGGTCACGATCCCGGTGCATGACTACTTCAGCGGCACGAGCGCGCCGCGCTTCCAGCTCGACGCCGCGATACTCGACGCCGCGGGCCAGCTCGCCGGCTTCTGGCTGCGCGAGCGCAACCCCGGCGTGCCCAACTGCTTCCCGTTCCGCGTGAAGCGGCTGTCGCTGTACGCGCCGCCGCCGGCCCCGGGCCAGCGCTACAGCTGCCACGGCGCCATCACCCTGCCGAGCCCGACCGTGCTGGAAGCACGCTGGGACGTCATCGGCGCCGACGGCCGCCTGCTGCTGCGCGCCGAGGGCTGGGACGACCGCGTGTTCAGCGGCGACGAGCGCTTCTTCGGCTTCCGCCTCGACCGGGCCACGCCCGCCTGTCCGAGCCGGCCCTGGCCGGCACGCTGCCGGCGGAGCTGTGCCTGCGCAAGCTCGAGCCGCTGCCGGAAGGCACGCTCGACGAGGGCGGCACGATCTGGAAGCGCATGCTCGCCCACATGGTGCTGGGCCGCGCCGAACGCGCACGCTTCAATGCCCTGCCGCAGCAGGGTCCGCGCCGCGAGGAGTGG